One Castanea sativa cultivar Marrone di Chiusa Pesio chromosome 4, ASM4071231v1 DNA window includes the following coding sequences:
- the LOC142631950 gene encoding spermidine synthase 1-like isoform X1, with product MSTKLTETTSIVLRHSSRICNLKMTKEDEAVIISNNGENGFSAAQPVPAEILEEDKKNPGDLKHPSIPGWFSEYCPIWPGQAHFLKVEKILFQGSSKYQSMMVFQSLAYGKVFVLDGALQLTEKDECAYQEMISHLPLCSIPNPKKVLLIGGGDGGILREISRHSSVENIDICEIDTMLVDVYKQFFPDVAVGYEDPRVTLHVRDGIAFLESNPGGNYDAIIVDAFDPIRPDHELFKTSFFEFVAKALRPGGVLCIQAESIWFHSLDIEELVTKCRQIFKGSVEYAWTIVPAYPSGVIGFLLCSTEGPPVNFKSPINPIDPNSYGVAKGPLKFYNSEVHSAAFCLPSFAKKMIDSKVGSTMNGVGTTTTKT from the exons ATGTCAACAAAACTCACGGAAACGACAAGCATTGTTCTGCGGCATTCTTCAAGGATTTGTAACttgaaaatgacaaaagaagatgaagctgTGATCATCAGCAACAATGGAGAAAATGGATTCTCAGCTGCTCAACCCGTCCCTGCTGAAATTTTGGAGGAGGACAAGAAAAACCCCGGTGATCTTAAACATCCTAGCATTCCTGGTTGGTTTTCAGAGTATTGTCCAATTTGGCCAG GACAAGCTCACTTTTTAAAGGTAGAGAAAATCTTATTTCAAGGATCGTCCAAATACCAAAGTATGATGGTGTTTCAG TCATTAGCATATGGTAAAGTTTTTGTCCTTGATGGAGCTCTACAACTCACAGAGAAAGATGAATGTGCTTACCAAGAAATGATTAGCCATCTTCCACTTTGCTcaattccaaacccaaaaaag GTATTGCTTATTGGGGGAGGAGATGGTGGCATCCTTAGAGAAATCTCTCGCCACTCTTCTGTGGAGAATATTGATATTTGTGAAATAGACACAATGTTGGTTGAT GTGTATAAACAATTTTTCCCAGATGTTGCAGTTGGATACGAGGATCCTCGGGTCACACTTCATGTTAGAGATG gAATTGCATTTTTGGAGTCTAATCCAGGAGGAAACTATGATGCAATAATAGTGGATGCATTCGACCCAATAA GGCCTGATCATGAGCTTTTCAAAACCTCATTCTTTGAATTTGTGGCAAAAGCTCTCCGACCTGGTGGAGTATTGTGCATCCAAGCAGAGAGCATTTGGTTTCACTCCCTTGACATTGAAGAGCTTGTCACAAAATGTCGCCAAATATTTAAAGGCTCGGTTGAATATGCATGGACTATTGTTCCTGCATATCCAAG TGGGGTTATTGGTTTTTTGCTTTGCTCCACCGAGGGGCCGCCTGTCAATTTCAAAAGTCCAATCAACCCAATTGATCCAAATAGTTATGGCGTAGCAAAAGGACCCTTGAAGTTTTACAACTCAGAG GTACATTCAGCTGCATTTTGTTTGCCATCTTTTGCTAAGAAGATGATTGACTCCAAAGTTGGTAGCACTATGAATGGAGTGGGTACAACTACAACTAAGACATAA
- the LOC142631950 gene encoding spermidine synthase-like isoform X2 — MSTKLTETTSIVLRHSSRICNLKMTKEDEAVIISNNGENGFSAAQPVPAEILEEDKKNPGDLKHPSIPGWFSEYCPIWPGQAHFLKVEKILFQGSSKYQSMMVFQSLAYGKVFVLDGALQLTEKDECAYQEMISHLPLCSIPNPKKVYKQFFPDVAVGYEDPRVTLHVRDGIAFLESNPGGNYDAIIVDAFDPIRPDHELFKTSFFEFVAKALRPGGVLCIQAESIWFHSLDIEELVTKCRQIFKGSVEYAWTIVPAYPSGVIGFLLCSTEGPPVNFKSPINPIDPNSYGVAKGPLKFYNSEVHSAAFCLPSFAKKMIDSKVGSTMNGVGTTTTKT; from the exons ATGTCAACAAAACTCACGGAAACGACAAGCATTGTTCTGCGGCATTCTTCAAGGATTTGTAACttgaaaatgacaaaagaagatgaagctgTGATCATCAGCAACAATGGAGAAAATGGATTCTCAGCTGCTCAACCCGTCCCTGCTGAAATTTTGGAGGAGGACAAGAAAAACCCCGGTGATCTTAAACATCCTAGCATTCCTGGTTGGTTTTCAGAGTATTGTCCAATTTGGCCAG GACAAGCTCACTTTTTAAAGGTAGAGAAAATCTTATTTCAAGGATCGTCCAAATACCAAAGTATGATGGTGTTTCAG TCATTAGCATATGGTAAAGTTTTTGTCCTTGATGGAGCTCTACAACTCACAGAGAAAGATGAATGTGCTTACCAAGAAATGATTAGCCATCTTCCACTTTGCTcaattccaaacccaaaaaag GTGTATAAACAATTTTTCCCAGATGTTGCAGTTGGATACGAGGATCCTCGGGTCACACTTCATGTTAGAGATG gAATTGCATTTTTGGAGTCTAATCCAGGAGGAAACTATGATGCAATAATAGTGGATGCATTCGACCCAATAA GGCCTGATCATGAGCTTTTCAAAACCTCATTCTTTGAATTTGTGGCAAAAGCTCTCCGACCTGGTGGAGTATTGTGCATCCAAGCAGAGAGCATTTGGTTTCACTCCCTTGACATTGAAGAGCTTGTCACAAAATGTCGCCAAATATTTAAAGGCTCGGTTGAATATGCATGGACTATTGTTCCTGCATATCCAAG TGGGGTTATTGGTTTTTTGCTTTGCTCCACCGAGGGGCCGCCTGTCAATTTCAAAAGTCCAATCAACCCAATTGATCCAAATAGTTATGGCGTAGCAAAAGGACCCTTGAAGTTTTACAACTCAGAG GTACATTCAGCTGCATTTTGTTTGCCATCTTTTGCTAAGAAGATGATTGACTCCAAAGTTGGTAGCACTATGAATGGAGTGGGTACAACTACAACTAAGACATAA
- the LOC142632034 gene encoding putative cyclic nucleotide-gated ion channel 16, giving the protein MHSIRPLPAASPHVRRFPKTFSLRRKVPWWHQVLDPGSEIVTRWNFIFLVTSLLTLFLDPLYFFLPVIGGPACMEIDYNLSIVVTVFRTIADLFHLLHMIMKFQTAFVAPSSRVFGRGELVMDRSAIAARYLKSNFIIDLAATLPLPQIVIWFVIPALKTRTADYANHTISLIVFIQYVPRFFVIFPLHRQIIKTSGAIAKTAWAGAAYNLVLYILASHIFGASWYVLSIQRQHQCWSIECSKERNATRSPSCNPTFLDCSSLNNPERRFWLSVTKVLTNCDAQNDDYFQFGLFADAFTNDVASSNIIEKYFYCLWWGLRNLSSYGQNLATSTFMGEILFSILICLAGLVLFSHLIGNMQNYLQSTTARLEEWRVKRRDTEEWMRHRQLPPELQERVRRFVQYKWISTRGVDEESILRSLPLDTRRDIQRHLCLALVRRVPFFEQMDNQLLDAICERLVSSLNTKETYIVREGDPVNEMLFIIRGQLESSTTNGGRSGFFNSITLRPGDFCGEELLTWALMPTSSLNLPSSTRTVKSLTEVEAFALRAEDLKFVASQFKRLHSKKLQHAFRYYSHQWRTWGACFLQVAWRRYMRRKKEMELARQEDNYHGHVWDQEFSYWDGSNADYKDDGAGRSSVDKAQQLGATILASKFAANTRRGIQQKADATTLQMPKLFKPEEPDFSTDQEDS; this is encoded by the exons ATGCATAGCATTCGCCCTCTACCCGCTGCTTCCCCTCACGTCCGACGCTTCCCGAAAACCTTCTCTCTCCGCCGCAAGGTCCCATGGTGGCACCAAGTCCTCGACCCTGGTTCCGAAATCGTGACCCGATGGAACTTCATCTTCCTCGTCACCTCTCTCCTCACCTTATTCCTCGACCCTCTCTACTTCTTCCTCCCCGTCATTGGCGGCCCCGCCTGCATGGAAATCGACTACAACCTAAGCATCGTCGTCACTGTCTTCAGGACCATTGCCGACCTCTTCCACCTTCTCCACATGATCATGAAGTTCCAAACCGCATTCGTCGCCCCAAGCTCCCGTGTCTTCGGCCGCGGCGAACTTGTCATGGACCGCTCTGCCATTGCCGCCCGGTatttgaagtccaacttcatcaTTGATCTCGCCGCCACCTTGCCTCTCCCTCAG ATTGTGATATGGTTTGTAATTCCAGCATTAAAAACCCGGACAGCTGATTATGCGAACCACACTATTTCTCTGATTGTTTTCATCCAGTATGTTCCtagattttttgttattttcccTTTGCACCGGCAGATTATTAAAACTTCTGGAGCTATAGCCAAGACTGCTTGGGCAGGGGCAGCATACAATCTCGTTCTCTATATTTTAGCTAGCCAT ATTTTTGGAGCTTCGTGGTATGTCTTATCCATTCAGCGGCAGCATCAGTGCTGGAGTATTGAATGCAGCAAGGAGAGGAATGCCACACGCTCTCCATCTTGTAATCCTACGTTTCTTGATTGCAGTAGCTTGAACAATCCTGAACGCCGTTTTTGGCTGAGTGTCACTAAAGTGCTCACTAATTGTGATGCTCAAAATGATGACTATTTTCAGTTCGGACTGTTTGCTGATGCTTTCACTAACGATGTTGCTTCTTCCAATATCATTGAGAAGTACTTTTATTGCCTCTGGTGGGGTTTGAGGAATTTAAG TTcatatggacaaaatttagcgaCAAGCACTTTTATGGGTGAAATATTGTTCAGCATTCTTATTTGCTTAGCTGGTCTTGTTCTATTCTCACACCTCATAGGAAACATGCAG AACTATCTACAATCTACAACAGCAAGActggaagaatggagggtcaaACGAAGAGATACAGAGGAGTGGATGAGGCACCGTCAACTGCCACCAGAACTACAAGAACGTGTTCGTCGGTTTGTTCAATACAAATGGATTTCCACCAGAGGTGTAGATGAAGAATCCATCTTGCGCTCATTACCTTTGGACACTCGGCGTGATATTCAAAGACATCTATGTCTGGCCCTTGTTCGCCGT GTTCCTTTCTTTGAACAAATGGATAATCAGCTCCTAGATGCCATATGTGAACGCCTTGTCTCATCCTTGAATACCAAAGAAACATACATAGTTCGGGAGGGTGATCCAGTGAATGAGATGCTATTCATCATCAGAGGCCAACTAGAGAGCTCCACAACCAATGGTGGAAGGTCAGGATTCTTCAACTCGATTACCCTCAGGCCTGGTGACTTTTGTGGTGAAGAGTTACTGACATGGGCTCTAATGCCCACCTCTAGCCTCAACCTTCCATCCTCAACTCGAACAGTCAAGTCCCTAACTGAAGTTGAGGCATTTGCACTCAGAGCTGAAGACCTCAAGTTTGTTGCCAGTCAGTTTAAGCGCCTTCACAGCAAGAAACTCCAGCATGCTTTCAGGTACTACTCCCACCAGTGGAGAACTTGGGGAGCTTGCTTTCTACAAGTTGCATGGAGACGGTACatgagaagaaagaaggaaatggAGTTGGCAAGACAAGAGGACAACTACCATGGACATGTTTGGGACCAAGAATTCAGCTATTGGGATGGATCAAACGCTGATTACAAGGATGATGGTGCTGGCAGATCATCAGTGGACAAAGCACAGCAATTGGGAGCTACAATATTGGCCTCAAAGTTTGCAGCAAACACCAGAAGAGGGATTCAACAAAAAGCTGATGCCACCACCTTGCAAATGCCCAAGTTGTTTAAGCCAGAAGAGCCTGACTTCTCTACAGACCAAGAAGATAGTTGA